From a single Adhaeribacter swui genomic region:
- a CDS encoding dihydrodipicolinate synthase family protein: MKIEHLTGLIAAPFTPMHPNGSLNLDLIPAYYQLLKSNENTGAFICGSTGEGVSLTLQEKKQVAEAWARVTQHDADFKVITLVGGTCLQDAVELARHAQDIGLYAVSFTAPFYFKPANVQMLAACCQTIAEAVPQMPFYYYHIPVLNGVNFPMIDLLREVDGRIANFVGIKYTHEDFMDFLSCLHFAYGKYDMLWGRDENLLSALVLGAKGGVGSTYNYAAPLYHQLIDAFNQGEFESAQALQQQSIDMIRLLGKYGGIATGKAYMKLVGLDCGEFRLPVKNMSPQSFEAFQQEVQALSFDVYKSLIAQP; this comes from the coding sequence ATGAAAATCGAACATTTAACCGGCCTTATCGCGGCCCCTTTTACCCCCATGCACCCTAACGGTAGTCTGAATCTGGATTTAATACCAGCTTATTACCAATTATTAAAATCTAATGAAAATACCGGAGCTTTTATTTGCGGCTCTACTGGGGAAGGTGTTTCGCTTACCCTCCAAGAAAAAAAGCAGGTTGCGGAAGCTTGGGCACGGGTGACACAGCATGATGCTGATTTTAAAGTTATTACCTTGGTAGGTGGTACCTGCCTGCAAGATGCTGTTGAACTGGCCCGGCATGCCCAGGATATTGGGTTATACGCTGTATCTTTTACCGCGCCTTTTTATTTTAAACCAGCAAACGTACAAATGCTGGCAGCTTGCTGCCAGACAATAGCCGAAGCGGTACCCCAAATGCCATTTTATTATTACCACATTCCGGTGCTGAACGGGGTAAATTTTCCCATGATTGATCTTTTGCGGGAAGTGGATGGCCGCATTGCTAATTTTGTCGGTATAAAATATACCCACGAAGATTTTATGGATTTTCTCTCCTGCCTGCATTTTGCCTATGGTAAATACGATATGCTTTGGGGCCGCGATGAGAACCTGTTATCGGCGTTGGTATTGGGCGCTAAAGGTGGGGTAGGAAGCACCTATAACTATGCGGCACCTCTATACCATCAGTTAATTGATGCTTTCAACCAGGGCGAGTTCGAAAGCGCGCAGGCTTTGCAGCAGCAATCCATTGATATGATTAGGTTACTAGGCAAATACGGCGGCATTGCTACGGGCAAAGCGTATATGAAATTAGTAGGGCTGGATTGTGGCGAATTTCGCCTACCAGTAAAAAATATGAGTCCGCAATCGTTTGAAGCATTTCAGCAGGAGGTACAGGCCCTGTCGTTTGATGTTTATAAATCCTTAATAGCGCAACCGTAA
- a CDS encoding FadR/GntR family transcriptional regulator yields the protein MENMINKLEMIDTSSLVDRVERNLIDLLIKKNLKVGNAIPTEIELAGALGVSRSVVREALVRLRMIGLIESKKHRGAVITNPDLLALLEKRMIPQVLDDETLREIFELRLVLEIGMADLIMERVTPEDIIELKEIVANEPAQTETYQFQIHHEIAFHGKLYEISGNATLKKFQKMLMPVFDFVHKSGLLKKEAVIKKFVSHQGLVNIIEHGSAEMLRNGMRNHLENHFARLFH from the coding sequence ATGGAAAATATGATCAATAAATTAGAGATGATTGATACCAGCTCGCTGGTAGATAGAGTGGAAAGAAACCTAATAGACTTATTGATTAAAAAAAATTTAAAAGTTGGCAACGCCATCCCCACCGAAATTGAATTAGCGGGGGCACTAGGCGTAAGCCGTTCGGTGGTGCGGGAAGCCTTGGTACGTCTGCGTATGATTGGCCTAATAGAATCTAAGAAGCATCGCGGCGCTGTTATTACCAACCCGGATTTGCTGGCCTTGCTCGAGAAACGCATGATCCCGCAGGTGCTGGATGACGAAACGCTCCGGGAAATATTTGAGTTGCGCCTGGTATTGGAAATTGGCATGGCTGATTTAATCATGGAGCGGGTTACCCCAGAAGACATTATTGAATTGAAAGAGATTGTAGCTAATGAACCCGCTCAAACTGAAACTTATCAGTTTCAAATCCATCATGAAATTGCCTTCCATGGTAAATTATACGAAATTTCCGGTAATGCAACGCTCAAAAAATTTCAGAAAATGCTTATGCCGGTATTTGATTTCGTGCACAAAAGCGGGTTGTTAAAGAAAGAGGCAGTTATTAAGAAATTTGTGTCACACCAGGGGCTGGTAAATATTATTGAACACGGATCGGCGGAAATGTTACGAAATGGTATGCGCAATCATCTGGAAAATCATTTTGCACGACTATTCCATTAA
- a CDS encoding kelch repeat-containing protein, which produces MYNQTMAQKQTVATINWEVIAELPTKNGQSKALGLAGPVAGVHHQVLLVAGGANFPDSMPWLGGKKKYYDDIYVFEKDDKGDFIKPYPQLFHLPYPVAYSASGSSPAGIVCAGGENASGITNKVLLVQWNVATKNIAVKSLPDLPIAVTNASITIDENKVYLGGGEMADGVSHYFYSLDLEDIPAGWKQMPSLPKPVSHAVMVMQSSADHKYIYMIGGRKKNSNGISDLYASVYRYDCKNNQWQQKSSLPYALSAGTGIALGAGGILLFGGDKGETFHKTEQLIAAIAAEKDEAKKQQLVLQKSDLQEAHPGFSEEVLQYKALTDTWEIAGTIPFPVPVTTSAVNWDKGVLIPTGEIKAGIRTPQLLLGKFLNK; this is translated from the coding sequence ATGTATAATCAAACAATGGCTCAAAAGCAAACCGTTGCTACTATAAACTGGGAGGTAATTGCGGAACTACCGACCAAAAACGGACAATCCAAAGCGTTAGGCCTTGCCGGTCCGGTTGCGGGCGTACACCACCAGGTATTGCTGGTGGCGGGTGGAGCTAACTTTCCAGATAGTATGCCCTGGCTCGGAGGCAAAAAAAAGTATTACGACGATATATACGTATTTGAAAAAGACGATAAGGGAGATTTTATTAAACCTTACCCTCAGCTATTTCATTTGCCTTACCCGGTTGCTTACAGCGCCAGTGGTTCTTCCCCAGCAGGCATTGTTTGCGCTGGCGGCGAAAACGCGAGCGGAATTACCAACAAAGTACTGCTGGTGCAATGGAATGTTGCTACTAAAAATATTGCTGTAAAAAGCCTGCCAGATCTACCCATAGCCGTTACGAATGCCTCTATAACTATAGATGAAAATAAAGTTTATTTAGGTGGTGGCGAAATGGCAGACGGTGTATCTCATTATTTTTATAGCCTTGATTTAGAGGATATACCAGCAGGTTGGAAGCAAATGCCCTCATTGCCAAAACCAGTTTCACATGCTGTAATGGTGATGCAATCCAGCGCTGACCATAAATACATCTATATGATTGGCGGAAGAAAGAAAAACAGCAATGGCATCAGCGACTTATATGCATCGGTATATCGGTATGATTGTAAAAATAACCAATGGCAGCAAAAGAGTTCATTGCCTTATGCTTTATCGGCCGGTACCGGTATAGCATTAGGGGCCGGTGGTATATTGTTATTTGGCGGGGACAAAGGCGAAACGTTCCATAAAACAGAACAGTTAATTGCGGCTATTGCTGCTGAAAAAGACGAAGCAAAAAAACAGCAATTGGTTCTGCAAAAATCTGACTTACAGGAAGCACATCCGGGATTCAGTGAAGAAGTACTGCAATACAAGGCCCTGACTGATACCTGGGAAATAGCCGGAACCATTCCTTTTCCGGTGCCGGTTACTACTTCTGCTGTTAACTGGGATAAAGGGGTGCTAATACCCACAGGTGAAATAAAAGCCGGTATACGTACTCCCCAACTACTACTCGGAAAATTCCTTAATAAATAA
- the nanU gene encoding SusD family outer membrane lipoprotein NanU, translated as MRKNLKNILVLAAGLVFLNTSCSDKLELAPVSSISNTNFWKSADQFDAFVTGVHARFRSHNGNFLYLGELRADIYGMEPGSSASFTGEASQGLERMWLQTLDLDNPGVSNFGGFYNNINQLNLLIDKLNTTNVVTEANKNYYLGIAYGMRAFYYFQLLRSWGGVVIQTEPLNTIDIANLAKPASTQEEVMQLIKSDLNQSSSSFGNDFTFRQTKSFWSKAATLMLKAEVYLWTSYRSGGAADATMAKEALTEIKTNVPELNLVPNFENVFAVNNRGNAEIIFASRYQLNEANQAFIAGNFVPQSGLITNFYDSLANRQFNVTTDNWGGLLRVPVKVATFRHFKDLDTRKRTTIQPAYQKVNDNYVIAGAFVKKYQGEQNAGARQYTNDFPIYRYADLQLLLAEAKLLLGEDPASEINSVRARAYGANYNPAVHAFPSQPIDANPQEALLQERFYEFIFEGKRWYDLRRMGDNFVYAHTTLTPAEAYKLLWPIDRNSLTNNRALEQTPGYSQF; from the coding sequence ATGAGAAAAAATTTAAAAAATATCCTTGTTTTAGCTGCAGGATTGGTATTCCTTAATACCTCTTGTTCAGATAAATTAGAGTTGGCCCCGGTAAGTTCTATTAGTAATACCAATTTTTGGAAATCTGCCGATCAGTTCGATGCTTTTGTAACCGGGGTGCATGCCCGTTTCCGGAGCCATAATGGTAATTTTTTGTACCTAGGCGAATTAAGGGCTGATATATATGGAATGGAGCCAGGTTCCAGCGCTTCTTTTACCGGCGAGGCTTCTCAGGGATTAGAACGCATGTGGCTGCAAACCTTAGATCTGGATAACCCTGGAGTCAGTAATTTCGGTGGGTTTTACAACAACATCAACCAGCTTAATTTGCTGATTGATAAATTAAACACCACCAATGTAGTTACCGAGGCAAATAAAAATTATTATCTGGGTATCGCCTATGGCATGCGGGCATTTTATTATTTTCAGTTGCTTCGTAGCTGGGGAGGAGTTGTAATTCAAACGGAACCGTTAAACACTATTGATATTGCCAATTTAGCGAAACCGGCATCCACGCAGGAAGAAGTAATGCAACTAATAAAATCAGACTTAAATCAGTCATCGAGTAGTTTTGGTAATGATTTTACTTTTCGTCAAACCAAGTCGTTTTGGTCGAAGGCAGCTACTTTAATGCTGAAAGCTGAAGTTTATCTATGGACCAGCTACCGAAGCGGTGGGGCGGCAGATGCAACCATGGCAAAAGAGGCGTTAACTGAAATAAAAACAAATGTGCCGGAATTGAATCTGGTGCCTAATTTTGAAAACGTTTTTGCCGTAAATAATAGAGGCAACGCCGAAATTATTTTTGCCAGCCGGTACCAATTAAACGAAGCAAACCAAGCGTTTATAGCCGGTAATTTCGTGCCGCAATCGGGCCTGATTACTAATTTTTACGATTCGCTGGCCAACCGGCAATTTAACGTTACCACCGATAACTGGGGTGGCTTGCTACGGGTGCCGGTAAAGGTTGCTACTTTCCGGCATTTTAAAGACTTGGATACCCGCAAAAGGACTACCATCCAGCCGGCCTATCAGAAGGTGAACGACAATTACGTTATTGCGGGAGCTTTTGTGAAAAAATACCAGGGTGAGCAAAATGCCGGTGCGCGGCAGTATACCAACGATTTTCCGATTTACCGCTACGCCGATTTGCAACTGTTATTAGCCGAAGCTAAATTATTATTGGGTGAAGACCCGGCATCCGAAATAAATTCGGTGCGGGCACGGGCATACGGGGCCAACTACAATCCGGCCGTTCATGCGTTTCCGAGCCAACCCATTGATGCCAACCCCCAAGAAGCTTTGTTACAGGAACGTTTCTACGAATTTATTTTTGAAGGCAAACGCTGGTACGATTTACGGCGCATGGGTGATAATTTTGTTTATGCCCACACCACACTTACTCCTGCCGAGGCTTATAAACTGTTATGGCCAATTGATCGGAATTCTTTAACCAACAACCGGGCTTTAGAGCAAACTCCTGGTTATTCTCAATTTTAA
- a CDS encoding SusC/RagA family TonB-linked outer membrane protein yields the protein MKVKLLCRLLLLELGLFLSQIMYAQSPGVSGRVISEEDNQPLIGVTVVVKNKNQGVQTDLNGRFSVPAVVGDVLVFSYTGYEGQEVAIKSANESLTITLKPSTKLLNELVVVGYGKQSRETLTNSVAKLDAEVLSNAPRANIGSALQGSVSGVQVTNSTGQPGAAPAILLRGGASINNPGAPLVIVDGVIRSLNDIATEDIASMELLKDAASTAIYGARANNGVILITTKQGKAGTAQISYKFTGGYNQNRQGYTYLGARDYIYYTRLGYLNANRTLAQVNASRGLGLLTDPANLAAFDIQKLNGNNLGLLTEGWEVMADPYNPATDSIIFKDHKGEIEDLVFRNTYTRNHYISANGGNDKGKYFASFDYFNEDGIIVGSNYRRYSGVLNGSYKIRPNIEVNTGVSLSTSSQIGVLAGEANAIYRSLAIWPTFNPWLDAAKIQPNPGNSVSDGNPLYWLSRNERSNEINRITANAGVNWEILPGFYFKGTGNAYLFETLNQSFQKATQTYANIFANPPSYSNTSRNSTNSFSRDFQQQFNGMFNYVRTFGAKHNVDAMLAAEYFGVRSNALQVLGQNAPTDDIPTANASTVFAPGINNNFSNTSEYRIISTFGRFNYDFEQRYLFTAVFRQDAVSSLAQDNRVGFFPGMSAGWNIHRESFFEELGLEKYVSTLKPRVSYGENGNVAGLGRYEVQGVYGLEGNYNGNAGFLSTEFPNPGLRWEKSKTINVGADLGFLENRISLLFDFFDRRTSDLLTNLTLPSYVGFNSVRTNLGTYQNKGYEFSVTADVLRTRSGVKLSVGANASYIKNKILQLPFNGNERNRQGGIQVYDPEVGEVVWVGGLQEGGRLGDIYGFRQVSIFKNDEEVAAIAGSRTDAIARITGPNLPAGPNGRITPGDVNWEDVDKNNIIDSRDQVYLGNIFPKWTGGFSATLSYKNFSLYSRFDFALGHTIYNDLVSRTLGNYQGTFNYIDWIKNAWSPTNTETDIPKVYFADQVAGSKQNYTRANNAGVVLNGNNSRFYEKGDYLASREVTLSYDVAKSILARAKVISQARLYMSLNNLFYITNFIGHSPEPPTTNGTISGIYVGTYPTPRSAVLGVQVTF from the coding sequence ATGAAAGTAAAATTACTATGCCGGCTCCTGTTGTTGGAATTAGGCCTTTTTCTTAGTCAAATAATGTACGCGCAGTCGCCGGGGGTTAGTGGCCGCGTAATTTCCGAGGAAGATAACCAGCCGCTGATCGGTGTTACTGTAGTAGTGAAAAATAAAAATCAAGGTGTACAAACCGATTTAAACGGTCGTTTTAGTGTGCCAGCAGTAGTAGGCGATGTATTGGTTTTTAGTTACACCGGTTATGAAGGTCAGGAAGTGGCTATTAAAAGTGCTAACGAATCGCTAACCATAACCTTAAAACCATCAACCAAATTATTAAATGAACTAGTAGTAGTAGGGTACGGCAAACAAAGCCGCGAAACCTTAACCAACTCCGTAGCCAAATTGGATGCCGAAGTATTGTCTAATGCGCCGAGAGCCAATATTGGTAGCGCTTTACAGGGCAGCGTTTCAGGAGTACAGGTTACCAATAGCACCGGGCAACCAGGAGCGGCACCAGCAATATTATTAAGGGGAGGAGCCTCCATTAATAATCCCGGGGCCCCGTTGGTAATTGTAGATGGGGTAATCCGTTCGCTCAACGATATTGCTACGGAAGACATTGCTTCCATGGAGCTTTTAAAAGATGCAGCTTCCACGGCTATTTATGGTGCCCGGGCTAATAACGGGGTTATTTTAATTACCACAAAACAAGGGAAAGCCGGTACTGCCCAGATTTCTTATAAATTTACCGGAGGTTATAACCAAAACCGGCAAGGATATACTTATTTGGGAGCCCGGGATTATATTTATTATACCCGCTTAGGTTATTTAAACGCCAACCGGACCTTGGCTCAGGTAAACGCTTCGCGGGGTTTGGGTTTATTAACCGATCCCGCTAATCTGGCTGCTTTCGATATTCAGAAGCTGAACGGAAATAACCTTGGTTTGCTTACCGAAGGTTGGGAAGTTATGGCAGATCCTTATAACCCGGCAACTGATTCCATTATTTTTAAAGACCACAAAGGCGAAATAGAAGATTTGGTATTTCGGAATACCTATACCCGCAATCATTACATTAGTGCCAATGGCGGTAACGACAAAGGAAAATATTTTGCCAGTTTCGATTACTTCAATGAAGACGGAATTATTGTTGGGTCGAACTACCGGCGCTACTCCGGCGTATTAAACGGTTCGTACAAAATTCGCCCAAATATTGAAGTTAATACTGGAGTATCTTTATCTACTTCTTCGCAGATTGGAGTATTGGCCGGGGAAGCAAATGCTATTTACCGTAGTCTTGCAATTTGGCCTACTTTCAACCCGTGGCTCGATGCGGCTAAAATCCAGCCCAATCCTGGTAATAGCGTCAGCGATGGGAACCCGCTTTACTGGTTAAGTCGTAACGAAAGATCAAACGAAATTAACCGGATTACGGCGAATGCCGGTGTTAATTGGGAAATTTTACCCGGGTTTTATTTTAAAGGCACCGGTAATGCCTACTTGTTTGAGACCCTGAACCAGTCTTTTCAAAAAGCAACCCAGACTTACGCTAATATTTTTGCGAACCCACCTTCTTACAGTAATACCAGCCGGAACTCAACTAATAGTTTTTCGCGGGATTTTCAGCAACAGTTTAATGGGATGTTTAATTACGTAAGAACCTTTGGGGCAAAGCATAATGTAGATGCCATGCTGGCGGCCGAGTACTTTGGGGTGCGTTCGAACGCCCTGCAGGTACTGGGCCAAAATGCCCCTACTGATGATATTCCTACAGCCAATGCTTCCACTGTTTTTGCTCCCGGCATTAATAATAATTTCAGTAACACATCCGAGTACCGGATTATTTCCACTTTTGGGCGGTTCAATTACGATTTTGAGCAGCGTTATTTGTTTACAGCTGTTTTCCGGCAAGATGCTGTTTCTAGTTTGGCTCAGGATAACCGCGTTGGTTTCTTTCCGGGTATGTCGGCGGGCTGGAATATTCACCGCGAATCCTTCTTTGAAGAACTGGGTTTAGAAAAGTATGTTTCGACTTTAAAACCACGGGTAAGCTACGGCGAGAATGGCAATGTGGCTGGCTTAGGCCGTTACGAAGTGCAAGGAGTTTATGGCCTGGAAGGTAACTACAACGGGAATGCCGGGTTTCTGAGTACCGAATTTCCGAACCCCGGCTTACGTTGGGAAAAGAGCAAAACCATAAACGTTGGGGCTGATTTAGGTTTTTTAGAAAATAGAATTTCGTTATTGTTTGATTTCTTCGACCGGAGAACCAGCGATCTGTTAACTAATTTAACCCTGCCGAGCTATGTCGGGTTTAATTCAGTCCGGACTAACCTCGGTACTTACCAGAACAAAGGCTACGAGTTTAGCGTGACTGCCGATGTGCTTCGTACACGGTCTGGGGTTAAGCTGAGCGTAGGGGCCAACGCTTCGTACATTAAAAATAAAATATTGCAATTGCCTTTTAACGGCAACGAAAGAAACAGGCAGGGCGGTATCCAGGTTTATGATCCGGAAGTAGGCGAGGTGGTATGGGTAGGTGGCTTGCAGGAAGGTGGCCGGTTAGGCGATATTTATGGATTCCGGCAAGTCTCTATTTTTAAAAACGACGAAGAAGTAGCCGCCATTGCGGGTAGCCGTACCGACGCGATTGCGCGCATTACCGGGCCCAATTTGCCTGCCGGCCCGAATGGACGTATTACTCCTGGTGACGTTAACTGGGAAGACGTAGATAAAAATAATATTATCGACTCCCGCGATCAGGTTTACCTCGGTAACATTTTCCCGAAATGGACGGGCGGCTTTTCGGCCACATTGTCTTACAAAAACTTTTCCCTCTACAGTCGTTTCGATTTTGCTCTGGGTCATACCATCTACAACGATTTAGTAAGCCGGACTTTAGGAAATTATCAAGGCACCTTTAATTATATAGATTGGATAAAAAATGCTTGGTCGCCGACCAATACTGAAACAGATATACCTAAGGTGTATTTTGCCGATCAGGTAGCCGGTTCAAAGCAGAATTATACCCGCGCTAATAATGCCGGTGTGGTTTTAAACGGGAATAATTCGCGTTTCTACGAAAAAGGGGATTATCTGGCCAGTCGGGAAGTTACCCTTTCTTACGATGTAGCCAAATCAATATTAGCCAGAGCCAAAGTTATCTCACAGGCCAGACTCTATATGAGCTTAAACAATTTGTTCTACATTACCAATTTTATCGGTCACAGCCCGGAGCCACCAACAACTAATGGTACTATTTCCGGAATTTACGTTGGTACATATCCCACGCCCCGGTCAGCAGTTTTAGGTGTTCAGGTTACTTTCTAA